The Enterococcus rotai genome includes a window with the following:
- a CDS encoding BglG family transcription antiterminator has translation MTDERSRKLMKRLIERSIHEINELATQTGLTKRQLEYSLEKINELLALETEAKLVIENNRIILTNQLREHFIAILSDKTYAKGYLMNAFERAKYLYLLLFYYADEYLSINHFIEELGVGKTTIVNDLKNLTVELESKNIQLVYTRKDGYRLSGNEEHIRYHLMKMIILDSTENNTVFIYDQFIEKHHIETVEATKQLIEEYTTQYGLSFVENRLIEFLYTFIFLKKRLLTTTTVFYDQFQLNALIAMKEYQFAKSILAQSGIDDESAYLYLCAWILGLSVGRPNDSTKDYETILELVKRIILRFEAISGIRFNNQELVVRQLYAHLRPAYYRLYFKLPIVNPLHNRIKDEYHELFNIVEETLKPIASLFEHPIPEDEVAFLTMHFASLCSNFDEYTTSQKVALIVCPNGIGSSSIVYTELKSLFPELSFLGPVETKEIERLSDSYDLIFSTVPNIRLFYTKKPVYIVSPIMNTQEKYRLISDVYTQIGNFNFKLPSVGKIMEIIQRHTAVLEGSALEKELYEYLINQDEPSQLDDGGPSLFEITAPELIQLNMPAKNWEEAIRLSAASLLKEGRITRNYIDTIIETAKKEGPYMVISKHVALPHARPIDGVEQLGMSISVLKQPILFGSKENDPVKYIFCLAATENNRHLNAMAELVHLLDDPQFYSLLDTCQDPYEVYQYLTRKKRSLVENN, from the coding sequence ATGACTGATGAGCGATCCAGAAAACTAATGAAACGTTTGATCGAACGTTCGATACACGAAATAAATGAATTAGCTACACAAACTGGTTTAACTAAAAGACAATTAGAATATTCGTTAGAAAAAATAAATGAATTGCTTGCATTAGAAACCGAAGCCAAATTAGTGATCGAAAATAATCGGATCATTTTAACCAACCAACTCCGAGAGCATTTTATTGCAATACTTTCAGACAAGACATATGCTAAAGGGTATTTGATGAACGCTTTTGAACGAGCAAAATATCTGTATTTATTACTATTTTATTATGCAGATGAGTATCTTTCAATCAATCATTTTATTGAAGAACTCGGAGTTGGCAAGACAACGATCGTCAATGATCTGAAAAATTTAACAGTTGAGTTGGAAAGTAAAAATATTCAACTTGTTTATACAAGAAAAGATGGTTATCGATTATCAGGAAATGAAGAGCACATTCGTTATCATTTGATGAAAATGATTATTTTAGATTCAACTGAAAATAACACGGTCTTTATCTATGATCAGTTTATCGAAAAACATCACATTGAAACAGTCGAAGCAACGAAACAGCTGATTGAAGAATATACAACACAATATGGTCTTTCATTTGTAGAAAATCGCTTGATTGAATTTTTATATACATTTATTTTTCTAAAGAAACGACTGCTGACAACTACAACTGTTTTTTATGACCAATTCCAGTTGAATGCTTTGATTGCTATGAAGGAATATCAATTTGCTAAAAGTATATTAGCCCAATCTGGCATTGATGATGAGTCCGCTTATTTGTATCTTTGTGCATGGATTTTAGGCTTGTCTGTAGGACGTCCGAATGACTCTACTAAGGACTATGAAACGATTCTGGAACTTGTTAAGCGGATTATTTTACGATTTGAAGCGATATCGGGTATTCGTTTTAATAATCAAGAGTTAGTAGTTCGCCAACTATATGCTCATCTGAGGCCAGCGTATTACCGTTTATATTTTAAGCTGCCGATTGTTAATCCGTTACATAATCGGATCAAAGATGAATATCATGAATTATTCAATATTGTTGAGGAAACATTAAAACCGATTGCTTCATTATTTGAACATCCGATTCCTGAAGACGAGGTTGCTTTTTTAACTATGCATTTTGCTTCTTTATGTTCAAATTTCGATGAATACACGACTTCTCAAAAGGTCGCGTTGATCGTTTGTCCAAATGGGATAGGGAGTTCATCGATTGTGTACACAGAGCTGAAATCTCTGTTTCCAGAGCTATCCTTTTTAGGCCCAGTCGAAACGAAGGAGATTGAACGGCTGTCAGACTCTTATGATTTGATTTTTTCGACTGTTCCAAATATTCGACTTTTTTATACGAAGAAGCCTGTATATATTGTTAGTCCGATCATGAATACACAAGAAAAATATCGCTTGATCAGTGATGTATACACGCAAATCGGTAATTTTAATTTTAAGTTGCCAAGTGTTGGGAAAATTATGGAAATCATTCAACGACATACGGCTGTATTAGAAGGCTCTGCGCTAGAAAAAGAGTTATATGAGTACTTGATCAACCAAGATGAGCCAAGCCAATTGGATGATGGTGGTCCAAGTTTGTTTGAAATAACAGCTCCTGAATTGATTCAGTTAAATATGCCTGCAAAAAACTGGGAAGAAGCGATTCGTCTTTCAGCAGCATCATTATTGAAAGAAGGACGGATTACCCGAAACTATATTGACACCATAATCGAAACCGCAAAAAAAGAAGGACCTTATATGGTGATCTCTAAACATGTAGCCTTACCCCATGCTAGACCGATAGATGGGGTTGAGCAGTTAGGGATGAGTATCAGTGTCCTGAAACAGCCGATTCTATTCGGTAGTAAGGAAAATGATCCAGTCAAATATATATTTTGTCTAGCTGCTACTGAAAATAATCGACATTTAAATGCAATGGCAGAATTGGTTCATTTATTAGATGATCCTCAATTTTATTCTTTGCTTGATACATGTCAAGATCCCTACGAGGTTTATCAATATCTAACTCGAAAGAAACGATCCTTAGTAGAAAACAACTAA
- the eda gene encoding bifunctional 4-hydroxy-2-oxoglutarate aldolase/2-dehydro-3-deoxy-phosphogluconate aldolase yields MFRTSILNRIEETKIMAIVRVETLKRAIEIADGCLAGGVDCLEISYTLPNAGEMIKQLNEQYQEKLLVGAGTVLDSETARLAILAGAKFIIAPNYNESVCKLCNRYQIPYMPGCTSVTEMLTAIEAGAAMVKAFPISSYYGPSLIATLKTPTPYLPIMSSGGANLTNIHEWLESGVDCIGVGSLLTKGTQEEIMENAKQLKQAVIKHRTQKN; encoded by the coding sequence ATGTTCCGAACAAGTATATTAAATCGAATCGAAGAAACAAAAATTATGGCGATTGTCAGAGTAGAGACGTTAAAAAGAGCAATCGAGATTGCGGATGGCTGTCTAGCAGGCGGAGTGGATTGTCTAGAAATCAGTTATACATTACCAAATGCTGGTGAAATGATCAAACAATTGAATGAACAATACCAAGAGAAATTATTGGTCGGTGCTGGAACTGTGTTAGATAGCGAAACGGCTAGATTGGCTATTTTAGCAGGAGCAAAGTTCATTATTGCACCGAACTATAATGAATCTGTTTGTAAACTTTGCAATCGATATCAAATTCCTTATATGCCAGGCTGTACTAGCGTAACCGAAATGCTGACGGCAATCGAAGCTGGAGCGGCAATGGTTAAAGCTTTTCCCATTTCAAGCTACTATGGGCCAAGCTTGATAGCAACATTAAAAACACCAACACCTTATCTGCCAATCATGTCATCTGGCGGTGCTAATTTAACGAATATTCATGAGTGGTTAGAAAGTGGCGTGGATTGTATAGGGGTTGGCAGTCTTTTGACGAAAGGCACTCAAGAAGAGATCATGGAGAATGCTAAACAACTAAAACAAGCCGTCATTAAACACAGAACACAAAAAAATTAG
- the dapA gene encoding 4-hydroxy-tetrahydrodipicolinate synthase, giving the protein MKAEGIITAMVTPLDQTNKIDANATKQLVNRLIDKKVNGLFILGTNGEFHVLSDLEKLRFAEIVIAETRGRIPVYVGTGGNSTDQVISLSKEMTSLGADALSVITPYFVAPTEAELIQHYLTIAEANIAPILLYNIPKNTGTNISRQLVEQVAGHPNIIGIKDSSGNIEMIKEYLTIAKKHDFSVLSGSDSLILSALKAGATGAIAATSNVLTEIDVAIYRHWLEGEIEKAQVMQDSIEEFRRILKLGTIPSVLKAAVCHQGIAVGTARLPVQPLSVEALSEVTQVMDEYTEKFGSL; this is encoded by the coding sequence ATGAAAGCAGAAGGAATCATTACGGCGATGGTCACGCCCTTAGATCAAACGAATAAAATTGATGCTAATGCCACCAAACAATTAGTCAATCGTTTGATCGATAAAAAAGTAAATGGTTTGTTTATCCTTGGCACAAATGGGGAATTTCATGTTTTAAGTGATTTAGAAAAGTTGCGGTTTGCTGAAATAGTGATTGCCGAGACTCGTGGTAGAATCCCTGTTTATGTAGGGACAGGAGGAAACAGTACGGACCAAGTCATTTCTTTATCCAAAGAAATGACAAGTCTTGGTGCAGATGCGTTATCTGTGATTACGCCATACTTTGTAGCGCCAACGGAAGCGGAATTGATCCAACATTATTTAACAATTGCCGAAGCGAATATCGCACCTATTTTACTATATAATATACCTAAAAATACTGGAACGAATATTAGCCGACAGTTAGTGGAGCAGGTAGCTGGGCATCCAAATATTATTGGTATCAAAGATAGCAGCGGGAATATCGAAATGATCAAAGAATACTTAACGATAGCTAAAAAACATGATTTTTCAGTTTTATCGGGATCTGATTCTTTGATATTATCTGCTTTAAAAGCTGGAGCCACCGGAGCTATTGCAGCTACTTCCAATGTTTTAACTGAAATCGATGTGGCTATTTATCGTCACTGGTTAGAAGGTGAAATAGAAAAAGCACAGGTGATGCAGGATAGTATAGAAGAATTTCGACGCATTTTAAAGCTAGGAACGATTCCATCGGTGTTAAAAGCTGCTGTTTGTCACCAAGGTATCGCAGTTGGAACAGCACGATTACCAGTTCAACCGCTGAGTGTCGAAGCATTATCAGAAGTAACGCAGGTCATGGATGAGTACACAGAAAAATTTGGATCGTTATAG
- a CDS encoding SIS domain-containing protein — METQETDQVLFRFFETTSGEINKFIQTISVEHLLEAKELILSSEKQGGRVHVTGIGKPGHVAEYIASLLSSTGTPAYFLDGTEAIHGSAGQVRSGDIVLSISNSGETAELKKTVQTLKNNGAKIISITGKKNSWLSKNSDCFLFAGVEQEGDPLNKPPRASILVEVLLLQALSVLLQQEKGITNTEYVKWHPGGTLGQSMLTQ, encoded by the coding sequence ATGGAAACACAAGAAACAGATCAAGTATTGTTTCGCTTTTTTGAAACTACATCTGGAGAAATCAATAAATTTATTCAAACAATATCAGTAGAACATTTACTTGAAGCAAAGGAATTGATTCTTTCTTCAGAAAAACAAGGAGGGCGCGTTCATGTGACAGGGATCGGTAAGCCTGGTCATGTTGCTGAATACATTGCGTCACTATTATCATCTACAGGCACACCAGCCTATTTTTTAGATGGTACAGAAGCGATCCATGGTTCCGCGGGACAAGTTCGATCTGGTGACATTGTCCTTTCAATTTCAAATAGTGGTGAAACAGCAGAACTCAAAAAAACAGTTCAAACACTTAAAAATAATGGCGCTAAAATTATTTCTATTACAGGCAAAAAGAATTCTTGGCTTTCAAAAAATAGTGACTGTTTTTTGTTTGCTGGTGTAGAGCAGGAGGGTGATCCTTTAAATAAGCCACCTCGAGCTTCTATTTTGGTAGAAGTACTTCTACTTCAAGCGTTAAGCGTCTTATTACAGCAGGAAAAGGGCATCACCAATACAGAATACGTGAAGTGGCATCCAGGAGGAACTTTAGGGCAAAGTATGTTAACCCAGTAA
- a CDS encoding PTS ascorbate transporter subunit IIC has protein sequence MDFIISFLSTPAILLGIVAFVGLVAQKKTGTEILTGTFKTIIGFMVFSAGGALMTGALQNFNKLFQTGFNIVGVVASPEAATAMAQEQYALVTSCTLILGFVMNLIFARITPMKNIFFTTGHSLFFACVLSLIIKSHGISDVAAIIIGGTILGFCSAALPQLCQPFMRKITGSDDVAIGHFNMIGYSLSGYIGKLFSKHEDKSTEHINFPKWLSFFRDFLMGVAVIMLILFYVSALKAGREVTQELAGTTHWLVFPMIQAFTFTAGMSILMTGVRMFLAEITAAFVSISEKFIPNSRPALDVPTVFPYAPTAVIVGFLSAYAAGLVGVAIMVIFKFPIVIIPAAHICFFSGGTAGVFGNSTGGWRGAVAGSFIVGLLLAFLPTILYPVYGSMGLEGSTFPNIDYNVIGIFIEKVLNLFS, from the coding sequence GTGGATTTTATTATTAGTTTTTTAAGTACACCAGCAATTTTGCTTGGTATTGTTGCCTTTGTTGGACTTGTCGCTCAAAAGAAGACAGGAACAGAAATTTTAACTGGAACATTTAAAACGATTATCGGCTTTATGGTTTTTAGTGCGGGTGGCGCATTGATGACAGGTGCTTTGCAAAATTTCAATAAACTGTTTCAAACAGGGTTCAATATTGTCGGCGTTGTTGCTTCACCTGAGGCTGCAACTGCTATGGCACAAGAGCAATATGCTTTGGTGACATCCTGTACGTTGATTTTAGGATTTGTAATGAACTTAATTTTTGCGCGGATCACACCAATGAAAAATATCTTTTTTACAACGGGTCATAGTTTATTTTTCGCCTGTGTTCTGTCATTGATCATCAAATCCCACGGTATTTCAGATGTTGCTGCAATTATTATTGGCGGAACAATCTTAGGATTTTGTTCAGCAGCGTTGCCTCAGCTATGTCAACCATTTATGCGAAAAATTACTGGGAGTGATGATGTTGCGATCGGCCATTTTAATATGATTGGTTACTCATTGTCAGGCTATATTGGTAAACTGTTTAGTAAACATGAAGATAAAAGTACAGAACATATCAATTTTCCTAAATGGCTATCTTTTTTCAGAGACTTTTTAATGGGTGTTGCAGTGATTATGTTGATTCTATTTTATGTATCCGCTTTAAAAGCTGGTCGTGAGGTTACACAGGAATTGGCTGGCACTACTCATTGGCTAGTTTTCCCAATGATTCAAGCATTTACATTTACTGCAGGAATGTCGATTTTAATGACGGGTGTTCGGATGTTCTTAGCGGAAATTACAGCAGCATTCGTTTCAATATCAGAGAAGTTTATTCCGAATTCTCGTCCAGCTCTAGATGTACCAACCGTTTTCCCATACGCTCCAACAGCCGTGATCGTAGGTTTTCTGTCAGCGTACGCTGCAGGACTCGTTGGTGTAGCAATCATGGTGATCTTTAAATTTCCAATTGTGATTATTCCAGCAGCGCACATTTGCTTTTTCTCTGGAGGAACAGCTGGTGTTTTTGGAAACTCAACTGGTGGATGGCGTGGTGCGGTTGCAGGATCCTTTATTGTTGGGTTATTACTAGCATTTTTGCCAACGATTCTTTATCCGGTTTATGGCAGCATGGGCTTGGAAGGTTCGACTTTCCCTAATATTGATTATAATGTGATCGGTATTTTTATTGAAAAAGTATTAAATCTATTTTCTTAA
- a CDS encoding PTS sugar transporter subunit IIB, producing the protein MHKALVACRAGVGSSLMLKIKTEQVIKENGFPIQVEHSSLDAVPGFDGDLLITLADVAKELETQGLKQTIIGINNIVDKVEIESKLSHFLNS; encoded by the coding sequence ATGCATAAAGCACTTGTAGCATGTAGAGCAGGAGTAGGTTCAAGTTTGATGTTAAAAATCAAAACAGAGCAAGTCATCAAAGAAAATGGGTTTCCAATCCAAGTTGAACATTCCTCATTAGATGCAGTACCGGGATTTGACGGTGATTTATTGATTACTTTAGCGGATGTTGCTAAGGAACTAGAAACACAGGGATTAAAACAAACAATCATTGGCATCAATAACATAGTAGATAAAGTTGAGATTGAAAGTAAATTAAGTCATTTTTTGAATAGCTGA
- a CDS encoding PTS sugar transporter subunit IIA — protein MLSEMIKPEFIQLDVEALDWEDAIRRSAEPLLNGGKITADYIEKIIETTQTLGPYIVVTKHVALPHAPTQCGALDLAMGITTLKNPVVSGNESNDPVKYLFCMSAKDSESHLESMAELVNLLSDQRFYQILDTAEKPMDILNYIIKTE, from the coding sequence TTGTTAAGTGAGATGATAAAACCAGAATTTATTCAGCTAGATGTTGAAGCGCTAGATTGGGAGGATGCGATTAGAAGATCTGCCGAACCTTTACTAAATGGAGGGAAAATCACAGCTGACTATATCGAAAAAATTATTGAAACAACACAAACGCTTGGACCATATATTGTAGTCACAAAACATGTTGCACTGCCTCATGCGCCTACACAATGTGGTGCACTGGATTTAGCAATGGGAATTACAACGTTAAAAAATCCTGTGGTGTCTGGTAATGAAAGTAATGATCCTGTTAAGTATCTTTTTTGCATGAGCGCTAAAGATAGTGAATCGCATCTAGAGTCAATGGCTGAGCTAGTTAATTTATTAAGTGATCAACGTTTTTATCAGATTTTAGACACGGCGGAAAAACCAATGGATATTTTAAACTATATCATTAAAACAGAATAG
- a CDS encoding NUDIX hydrolase, protein METPSFGEKSETLVYKKRLGAYIIVSRSNGAEIVLVQAPNGAYFLPGGEIEPGETKEVAIHREMLEELGVEVEIGNYLGQADEYFHSRHRSTDYYNPGYFFVADSWKQVCEPLEKTNTISWVSVEQGIKLLKRGSHKWAVRQWQAEQQK, encoded by the coding sequence ATGGAAACACCGTCATTCGGTGAAAAATCGGAAACACTAGTATATAAAAAAAGGCTGGGTGCTTATATTATTGTATCAAGAAGTAATGGTGCAGAAATAGTCTTAGTTCAAGCACCAAATGGAGCTTATTTTTTACCGGGCGGCGAAATTGAACCAGGCGAAACAAAAGAAGTAGCGATTCATCGGGAAATGCTCGAAGAACTCGGGGTAGAAGTGGAGATTGGTAATTATTTGGGACAAGCAGACGAATACTTCCATTCAAGGCATCGAAGTACCGATTATTATAATCCAGGCTATTTTTTTGTTGCAGATAGTTGGAAACAAGTATGTGAACCATTGGAGAAAACCAACACGATCAGTTGGGTATCCGTGGAGCAAGGAATTAAGTTGCTAAAACGCGGTAGTCATAAATGGGCGGTGCGTCAATGGCAAGCAGAGCAACAAAAATAA
- the gloA gene encoding lactoylglutathione lyase — translation MKMAHTCVRVKDLEASLVFYQKAFNFEESRRRDFPEHKFTLVYLTLPGDGYELELTYNYDHEAYNLGDGYGHIAISTDEIEKLHEEQKNAGFTVTDMKGLPGTPPSYYFITDPDGYKIEVIRTR, via the coding sequence ATGAAAATGGCTCACACTTGTGTTCGTGTCAAAGATTTAGAAGCATCGTTGGTGTTTTATCAAAAAGCATTCAATTTTGAAGAAAGCCGCCGTCGTGATTTCCCAGAACATAAATTTACTTTAGTTTACCTAACTTTACCTGGTGACGGTTATGAACTAGAGCTAACGTATAATTATGATCATGAAGCGTACAATTTAGGAGACGGTTATGGTCATATCGCAATTAGCACAGATGAAATTGAGAAGCTTCATGAAGAACAAAAAAATGCTGGTTTCACCGTTACGGATATGAAAGGTTTACCAGGTACTCCGCCATCATATTATTTTATTACTGATCCAGATGGCTACAAAATCGAAGTTATTCGTACTCGCTAG
- a CDS encoding gamma-glutamyl-gamma-aminobutyrate hydrolase family protein: protein MTTTIGIAGNQIIQSVDVFNGNHVSYTPQGFVTAVQNAGGLPIILPIGAEETAAAYISKIDKLLLAGGQDISPDFFGEEPHPKLEETNRNRDLFELALIKEAIKQHKPIFAVCRGMQLINVALGGTLYQDLSLYTDWTIKHGQQPTQPQFATHSIQIEEDSTLYQVFGQTYRVNSYHHQAINTLASSLKITAKSADGIVEGIEAIDASQRLLGVQWHPELRYEVDSKEFKLFDYFVNQL, encoded by the coding sequence ATGACAACAACTATCGGTATTGCTGGAAATCAAATTATTCAATCGGTTGATGTATTTAACGGAAACCATGTGAGTTATACGCCACAAGGATTTGTGACGGCTGTTCAAAATGCAGGCGGATTACCTATCATTTTACCTATCGGTGCAGAGGAAACTGCTGCTGCCTATATTTCTAAAATCGACAAATTATTGTTAGCAGGGGGACAAGATATTTCGCCTGATTTCTTTGGAGAAGAGCCACATCCTAAACTTGAAGAAACGAATCGAAATCGTGATCTCTTTGAATTGGCTTTAATCAAAGAAGCGATCAAACAACATAAACCGATTTTTGCTGTTTGCCGTGGCATGCAATTAATCAATGTTGCGCTAGGTGGAACTTTATATCAAGATTTATCGTTATACACTGACTGGACTATAAAACATGGTCAGCAACCAACACAACCACAATTCGCAACTCACAGCATTCAAATTGAAGAAGACAGCACTTTGTATCAAGTATTTGGACAAACATACCGCGTCAATTCTTATCATCATCAAGCAATCAACACGTTGGCATCGTCTCTAAAAATCACTGCAAAATCGGCAGATGGGATCGTAGAAGGAATTGAAGCGATTGATGCGAGCCAACGATTGTTAGGCGTTCAATGGCACCCAGAGCTTCGCTATGAGGTTGACTCTAAAGAATTTAAATTATTCGACTATTTTGTAAATCAATTATAA
- a CDS encoding aldo/keto reductase codes for MSFKKTKELANGSIIPRLGLGVWQVKDGAEAVDSVKWALQAGYRLIDTAAAYKNEVSVGEGIRASGIPREDIFVTTKLWNEDQGYESTLKAFDESVTKLGLDYVDLYLIHWPVEGKYKDSWRAMEEIYQSGRAKAIGVSNFHEHHLEELLKEAKVVPMVDQIEIHPTLTQEPLRKFLSENNIAVEAWSPLGQGKILENPTLVEIGKKYNKTAAQVIIRWHLQSDIIVIPKSVHEERIKQNFDVFDFELSGADMEQINNLNTNERLGPDPDNFDF; via the coding sequence ATGTCATTTAAGAAAACAAAAGAGTTAGCGAATGGTTCAATTATTCCGCGTTTAGGTTTAGGGGTCTGGCAAGTGAAGGACGGAGCGGAAGCAGTTGATTCTGTAAAATGGGCTTTGCAAGCTGGTTATCGCTTGATCGATACTGCTGCAGCTTATAAAAATGAAGTCAGTGTTGGTGAAGGGATTCGAGCATCAGGTATTCCAAGAGAAGACATTTTCGTAACAACAAAATTATGGAATGAAGATCAAGGTTATGAGTCAACGCTAAAAGCGTTTGATGAAAGTGTAACAAAACTTGGTTTGGACTATGTTGATCTTTATTTGATCCATTGGCCTGTAGAAGGTAAATATAAGGATTCTTGGCGTGCTATGGAAGAAATCTATCAAAGTGGTCGTGCGAAAGCGATCGGGGTATCAAACTTCCATGAACATCATCTTGAAGAGTTGTTGAAAGAAGCTAAAGTCGTTCCAATGGTTGATCAAATCGAAATTCACCCTACGTTGACACAAGAACCATTACGTAAATTTTTATCAGAGAACAACATTGCAGTTGAAGCGTGGTCTCCATTAGGACAAGGCAAAATTTTAGAAAATCCAACGTTAGTTGAGATCGGTAAAAAATACAATAAAACAGCAGCTCAAGTGATCATCCGTTGGCATTTGCAAAGTGATATCATCGTAATTCCAAAATCAGTTCATGAGGAACGGATTAAACAAAACTTTGATGTTTTTGACTTTGAATTAAGCGGAGCAGATATGGAACAAATCAACAACCTGAATACAAATGAGCGTTTAGGTCCTGATCCAGATAATTTTGATTTCTAA
- a CDS encoding glucosaminidase domain-containing protein — translation MKKKVLFTILMMITITLPSLAVGAPIKELQRSQTTDSSNYLENRNEEIRENQPVKEEQVVEVPTSYLADKTFEKVDEEVDTALLIKNQKIEDFIQAISGFAERLASKYDLYASVMIAQAILESGAGSSRLSEAPFYNLFGIKGDYKGRSIVMETQEDDGEGHFYIIEALFRHYPSYEESLEDYARLLKKGLVGNSDFYKGAWKNETNNYQEATAFLTGKYATDIQYAEKLNQLIAVYQLTNHDEYSKEEINERQKDNCSTIDELKKNEYSIRINSIRELTN, via the coding sequence ATGAAAAAGAAAGTGTTGTTTACAATTTTAATGATGATTACAATAACATTACCAAGTTTGGCTGTTGGTGCACCAATTAAAGAGCTGCAACGATCTCAAACGACAGATTCATCAAACTATTTGGAAAATCGCAATGAAGAGATAAGGGAAAATCAACCTGTAAAAGAAGAACAAGTAGTTGAAGTGCCTACCTCATACCTAGCTGATAAGACTTTTGAGAAGGTGGATGAGGAAGTGGATACAGCGTTATTGATCAAAAATCAAAAAATAGAAGACTTTATTCAGGCTATTAGTGGTTTTGCTGAAAGGCTTGCATCTAAATATGACTTGTATGCTTCGGTGATGATTGCCCAAGCAATTTTAGAGTCAGGAGCTGGCAGTAGTCGTTTATCTGAGGCGCCATTTTACAATTTATTTGGAATTAAAGGAGATTATAAAGGCAGATCAATCGTCATGGAGACGCAAGAAGATGATGGTGAAGGTCATTTTTATATCATTGAGGCACTATTTCGGCACTATCCGTCATATGAAGAATCTTTAGAAGATTATGCTCGCTTGTTAAAAAAGGGATTAGTTGGAAATTCTGATTTTTATAAAGGGGCTTGGAAAAACGAAACAAACAATTATCAGGAAGCAACGGCTTTTTTGACTGGAAAATATGCTACGGATATCCAATATGCTGAAAAATTAAATCAATTGATCGCAGTTTATCAATTAACGAATCATGATGAATATAGTAAGGAGGAAATCAATGAACGACAAAAAGATAATTGCTCAACGATTGATGAACTGAAAAAGAATGAGTACTCAATAAGAATTAATTCGATACGCGAACTAACCAATTAG
- a CDS encoding membrane lipoprotein lipid attachment site-containing protein has protein sequence MKKFILVFVLLVTLAGCNKPLTKEATLKRMDAQEGKIDSYSLDMDLSVKVSALGQKNNSAVEMSSEVDRKNNAYSIDSTNADGEELEFIIKDGKAYLEDRPGVWKKTAKVDAKEFSNQADYSVPLELLGLVSEDLEFETTDDEYHFMYDGYDKKLYKTLKKYYNISFTGFDTEDDLTITMNVSVDKKTFNVKEMVTKVIGENKKGKVIVSIDSEFDNFNTIEKIELPEED, from the coding sequence ATGAAAAAATTTATTTTGGTTTTTGTATTATTAGTAACATTGGCAGGTTGCAATAAGCCACTTACGAAAGAAGCAACACTTAAGCGGATGGACGCACAGGAAGGTAAGATAGACAGCTATTCATTAGATATGGATCTTAGTGTAAAAGTGAGTGCCTTAGGACAAAAAAATAACTCAGCTGTTGAAATGAGTTCAGAAGTTGATCGCAAAAATAATGCGTATAGTATCGATTCAACCAATGCAGATGGAGAAGAACTTGAATTTATCATTAAGGATGGTAAAGCATACTTAGAAGATCGACCTGGTGTTTGGAAGAAAACAGCAAAGGTTGATGCCAAAGAATTTAGCAACCAAGCTGATTATAGTGTGCCATTAGAATTACTTGGGTTAGTATCAGAAGATCTAGAGTTTGAAACGACGGATGATGAGTATCATTTCATGTATGATGGTTATGATAAAAAATTATATAAAACATTGAAAAAATATTATAATATTTCATTTACAGGTTTTGATACGGAGGATGATTTGACGATTACAATGAATGTAAGTGTTGATAAAAAAACATTTAACGTAAAAGAAATGGTAACAAAGGTTATCGGTGAAAATAAAAAAGGAAAAGTCATTGTCAGTATTGACTCAGAGTTTGATAATTTCAATACAATTGAAAAAATAGAGTTACCCGAGGAAGATTAA